The Vitis vinifera cultivar Pinot Noir 40024 chromosome 7, ASM3070453v1 genomic interval aaacCCGATTTTTCATCTTTCTGATATTGTGTGTTGATTCAGTTCatgaaaatggaggaagaaaaaaattctgtgatgaaaaatacgaaacagaagaggtataaaattttgggaaaaaagagAAGTGAAAGAAAGCCAGGTTTTGAAACCTCTTCATCGTCatcagaaaatgagaagaaatcaaCTGATTCAGTAAGCATTAATTGtctacttgaaattttgatttttaattttttttttaattttatcatttttaatagatttttttttgtgaatttatttttcatgaattgataATCTAATTGTTGGAAATTTTCTCAGTGAGGTTATAGTCCAAGGTTTAAAgcaatatttgaattattagaaaaaactaaacttaactactatcaagtttaccatcaaaaggttttgaaattttgtgtaatgaagttatttgttatgaatttataacgtatttgaatataatttttgtgaaattattttatctaaatatttagaattttgatttaaatatatatgttaagaaGAAACTGAACTTAACTGCTATCAAGTTCATTGTCAGGTTGCAATTTCAaaatggttttgttttgtttcaaatttcaataaacaCTAGAATAATGTCTCCAATTTTTTGTAGCTGCAACTTACTAAAATATAATAGCTTCAATTgcattagtaaaataatatctttagaATATTAGCATTTGACATGACATCcttaaataataggaaaataaagtcTATGTTAAGAAGTAATACAAAATGATGGATTTAACATAGTTGGATAAGTTTGGTAATATAATTTTGCTcaatttatattgatatttttacaatttgttattattttgcaGATTGACATTCCTCCTCCTCTCCTATCTTTTATATCTAAAATATCTAAAGAGGAGTACTTTCCTGGAAAAATTGCATGTTTGTCTCACTTGGTAGccattgaaaatattaagaagaaatTGACTGAACCACAATTGGAGATGTTtagaaaatcatgttttggtcatTTTTTACTCCTTCCCGAACTTAGATTTTCAGCCCAAATTGTTCATCAATTGTTGTTACGTCAATGTGAAACCAAAAAAGACAATGAAATATGGATTTTATTAAAGTCAAAGGGCTTAAGATTTAGTAAAGAAGAGTTTGCATTGATTACGGGCTTGAGTTTTGGTCCTATTacaaaatgtgataaaaaatcATTACGAATAAGGGACACATACTTTAAAGGAGAAAACAAGGTGCGTAATGATGAGTTGGagaaagtttttctttctttaggagaggaaaagaaaaagaaaaagaaaaagaaaaagaaaaataaaaaaaaaggatttgaagatgaagaggtGATAAAGTTGgcacttttgtattttttagagcatgttttatttgggaaagaaggaaaaaatttgATAGATATGGAATGGGTTGCTTTGGTTGATAATTTGGAGGCTTTTAACAAGTATCCATGGGGGGGGATTTGTTATGAGAGGACACTATTTGGTTTGCAAAGAGCTTTGGAGAACCGGGTATCCAAATaccaagataaaaagaaaacaaagggaGAAGCTGCAGTTGAAGCATATAGTCTTGTTGGATTTCCATATGCATTCCAGGTTTGGGCATACGAGGCTATTCCACTTATTGGATTGAAATATGCCACTCGTGTATCTGAGAGGTATCCTCGAATATTAAATTGGAGTGCAACAAGTGCTCCAAGGTCTACTGAGGTTGAAAATGTATTTCTAGAGCCTCATGTAAGTAATTCTTTACCTTTACATTTTAAGAAtgcaattataaatattattgtattgttgtttattaataattatatttgatttggacTTTGTAGTTAACTTTTCATTCGCTTCTAACACCCACTTTAGAGGAGCAACAACAAGACTATTACAAGCATGTAGATAAACAAGGAGCTTCAGCAGAAATGTTGCACCAATCAAATGCCTCACAAGATGCCAAGAATGATGACTTAAGGCATGAAAAAAGCTCATCTGACACTGCTGCATATGTTGCTGCTGCTACTGCTGCAATGGCAGAAGAAACAACAAATGATGCAATCACCCCATCAATAGAGGTAACTTAAACTAAACTTAGCCATCATAAATAATgcatgcatgttttttttttttggtactttatttaatataagatgTTCATTCCATAATTAACATGTGGAACCTGACCttaactataaataaataagagctattacaaaagcaacatattcattggttgattacaagggtaaaataggtatttacaaagctaaaaatcaagaaaaatatcttggagaaccggtagtggaataacatcaacaatgtctcaaaacaggggattcaaaggaatttcgcaatgtgcctaatcctccttgcgaaattttcgcaatgtgtttcttcatggtgcgaaatggcaaaatttcgcaccatgaagaaaatccccttgcgaaattttcgcaatgtggctcttcatggtgcgaaatggcaaaatttcgcaccatgaagaaaatcccattgcgaaattttcgcaatgtgaaattcaccttgcgaaattggccatttgacatgatgcagttgtcttccgaaggccatatcttcctcatttcagctccaaatcatacacggtttgaagcgttggattcttgacttcctaagctttcaaatggtatataacatgaaaaaattggacttcgggaagtgcctCAAAAGtacgaaagaagactgcagctgttttcttcactctgttttcctcttctccattgcttgtgctcgtgtttccacttgaaattcaagcctataaacgtacaaaatccttgcttaactcgcccaagtagctcctccaacaattggcatgcttgaattggttcataagctgataaaaacatgtaaacttgccacaaaatggttaaaaccaattactaaggaccttaatgaattaattgggttaaatgaatatgattactactcaaaggtgcttaaaaccattataattaggtctacaaaatagcactttttggtagtaatcacaaaGTGAACAAACttgtcataatatatatataaatattgtaagtgttaaatttttatttcatttatgtgCAATATGTGCAGAAATTATGGATGGAGTTTGTGAAATTCAGACAAAGCTCAgagttaaatttcaatcatctaaagaaagaaattgaaggactCAACTTGAAGATGGATGAATTGAAACAACTTTTATTAGAAGTTAGTGACATGTttacttgtttaaattttctaatacttCAATGTTTTGACATTtgtgttttctcatatttattattattgggtGGTGTATGCAATTTTAGGTTAAGAGTTCGAATGAGGAACACGGTATGCATGACACTAGATTCAGAAAATCTagtacaaaagaaaatgataacaaTATGGGCTTTGATTTCCAGACTGGAATTTTTGAGGATGTTACAGATGATGAAGTGGAGAGAAATGACATTCCCATGGATGTGAACATTGATATGGAAGCTTCTAGAAACCTTCAGCTTGCAGAAAAACACATGACTAAAGAGTTGAAAGATGACTACTCTATTGATGATCCAGTTATTGATATTGCCAAGTTGTTTGGTACCCCAACTATGTCGGGCGAGTTTTCAGTATATGTCATACCTCACCATCTATCTCCTGCCATTTTTAAGCGAAGGCGTGAGATTAAAAAGTCTCATATCTTACAGCACCCTTTTACAGATCCCACCAAGAGAAAGAAACTAAGAAAAGAGATTGAGAAACCATTAACTTCATTTGATCCTTTGCATCCAATCTCTGAAGAAGCATTAGAGTCCTTTCAAAAGTGGATGAGTGATGACCAAGGGTAAGTTGTATACATCCATACTTGTAAATTTGTGTTCTTCACAAGTTATAAAATtactaatgtttttatttttttttttatgtcaaagGTCCACAATTGACATTGACTACATGCATATagataaaaaatggtttcaatCACTGTCTAATCATGGTTCATGGCTTGCTGACACGGTTTGTAAATGatgcattttgtttttatttttatttattattatgttcaGCTTACAACCAAATAATATAACTAATTTACTTTATTGTAATTGTTAGCACATTgatgttgccttcttctttttccGGAAGCGGCGAATAGAAAATCCTCATCTTTTTTCCCAAAAGTTTACCACAGTGGATACTATGTTTTGGGTATGTGTAGTTTGAATTTtagttaacatttttaatttttttgtaataatgaaTCTTATGAtcttggttatttatttatgtatattaaCTTTATTCTATGTAGCAAAATGCTCAAGCAAGATGGATTAAGCATGGCAAGAAGTGGAACCAATTCAAATTACTAGAGAATGACATCCTTATTGATTATGCCAATGGTTTGCAGCCTCTTTATTCTGTCAAATGGCCTGATGTTGACATTGTGTATGTCCCTATCAATGTTCGGGCTAGTCACTGGGTATTAGGAGTTGTCCACCTTCATCGAAGGATTATATACGTATATGACTCATTGATGGGCATCAATAATAATGCAAGATTGCAAGTTGCCATTAAACCATTAGCCAAATTGTTGCCGCATATATTGAATGCAATAGCATATTATGGTTTTCATGGTGACACAAAAGTTAACTACCAAGAATGGGAAATTGAACGGCTGCAAGATATTCCTCAACAGGAAAATGAGTAAGTGATcttaaatttactttcataACTTATACACTTAATCTTTAATAATAGCCCTAACATTGATTATTTGTGTACCATGTAGTGGTGATTGTGGCATGTTTGTTATCAAATATGCTGAATACTTAATGCACAACCATCCATTGAAGTCATTAACAAGTGCACGAATGGACTGGTTTCGGGAAAAGATGGCAGCagagttattttatatgaaatacttgcctatgtaatgaattcatgttgatatttcacattttgataATGTAGTTGCATGGTTTGTTATATGTAATTGGATAGCTTCATATATGTAGTTAGGCATTTTGATAAATGTAGTTGGACAGGTTGATATATCTACTTGgatattttgatgaatgttGTTCGATAGTTATGTATACAATTGACCTTTTAAACTAAACTTCAATGTTGTCAAGTTGTTATgggtacaaacttgaaggtaatTAAGTCCACAGTCTTAATAGAACACATgaacttaactactatcaagttaACTGTGAACAAACTTGACAGATATTAAGTCGAAATCTATTCcagaataacatatttaatctgGACTTAACAGGTATCAAGTTGATCTTCTATAGACTCATAAGAAGTTGTGTCTACAATTGTCATTTttacctgaacttaactattgttaagttattttatgaacaaacttgaagcttaagttcacagtcttcagacaaaaactgaacttaactattgtcaagttgttttatgaacaaacttgaaggtagttaagttcacagtcttcagacaaaacctgaacttaactattgtcaagttgttttatgtacaaacttgaaggtagttaagtccacagtcttcagacaaaacctgaacttaactattgtcaagttgttttatgaacaaacttgaaggtagttaagttcacagtcttcagacaaaacctgaacttaactattgtcaagttgttttatgtacaaacttgaaggtagttaagtctacagtcttcagacaaaacctgaacttaactattgtcaagttgttttatgaacaaacttgaaggtagttaagttcacagtcttcagacaaaacctgaacttaactattgtcaagttgttttatgtacaaacttgaagatagttaagtccacagtcttcagacaaaacctgaacttaactattgtcaagttcctTATCAATAAACGTGAGAACAGTTGAGTCCATAGTTTGAGAATAAAcatgtaattttcatttatacttTATACATAACTCATCATAACATATATGTACAAAAGTAACAAATATCTCCATTTCTATGGTTATGCAAAAAAAGGGGATCATTATTACAATATTCATCTATGTGCTTATCCTATCACCTTATACAAAAAAGTAACTTACATTTCTGTTCACATgggtaccaaaaaaacaaaaaagctcactattacaattttcattccatgtaagTTCATAGAGTGCCAAAGCTATCATGATATCAAGGGATTGGTCGTTTGCATGTTTTCCGATTATGCCCATATTGACCACATCGACTACAACGAGATGTGCGCTTGCCCTCTCCACCAGAAGGAATTCTTACTTTCCTTGGTCTTCCTGTTGGGCGTCTTGTTTTAGGTGGTAACACAACTTTATCACGAATATGATTAGGTACTACCCAATCTATTTCATTTCCAGTTGGATAAATACACTCTGAATATGAAGATAACAATGCTTTAGTAGTAAAATACTTGGAGCACAAAGTGTAACATGAAATGTTGTAAAATCTACAAGCAGCAATAGCATGTGCACATGGAATATGATCAAGATCAAATTGTCGACATGTGCATGAACGAGTGTCTAAATTCACTTGAGCACTAATGCCAGCATAGTTAACATTACACTCCTTGGAGTTGATAGGTTCCACTAGATATGTTGCTGACATATTATACCTAGAACGAAGTTCTCCATCAGCCCACATGGTAAGTTCAGTTGACATTGACATTGCTTGTTGTTGACgagtcacaaaccatttttgaagtaagtTTCTCAATTCTTCAACCAATTGCAAAACCGGAAGATCTCTAGCATTTTTCAACACAGCATTAAGGCTTTCAACGATCCCTGTCGTCatgatattatatcttttttcgGTAGAATATGAACGTGCCCATCGATCAACACCTATATCCATCAAATATCTTGCTGCTTTTGGGTCAATAATCTCTAGTtgcccaaatataaaattaaactctgAAACACGATAAGCATGGGCAGCATCATGGAACAACTTATGAATTGCAGGATTCTTGaactttgtcttcaaattttgtcCAACGTGATAAGTGCAGACACCATGCCTCGCATGGGGAAATACTTTATGTACTGCTTTCTCAATGCTACCATGTCGATCTGATAtcacaaacaaatcatcaatgtgTCCAAGTGCATCATGTAGTTTTTGTAAAAACCACTCCCATGAGGCATCATTTTCTGAATCACCAATCCCAAAGGCTAAAGGGTATATCTGATTGTTGCCATCTTTACACGCTGCAATAAATAAAGTCCCTAAGtactttgctttcaaaaatgtCCCATCAACTGCAACCACAGGCCTTATTGATGTGTGAAACCCAGCAAGAGATGCACCAATCgacataaaaaagtatttgaattgattatcacAATCAGTAACTATATCAGTAATGGTACCAGGATTTTTTTGCTCTAAAACATAGCAATAGGATGGTAAAGTGTTATAAGACTCCTCAGGTGATCCCCTAATAGAACCTAGAGCAAGTTCTTTGGCTCTCCACGCCTTATCATAACTGATTTGAATGCCATACTGCTTTCGAATGTCTGCTACAATGTCTTTTGGTCGAAATTCACAACCAATCCCTTGATATGTTTCTCTTATACTCTCACCAATCAACCAACTACTTGCATGTCGATTGTCACGAGACATCATATCTAATCGACAAGTGTGTGTTGaatagaatttcattatttgaaacataTTGGAAATCCCCAACTTGGTAGCACGAACTCGCCACTTGTattctttatcaaaacattcaacaagCAATAACTTAGTAGTGGATTTAGTTGTTTTGAACTCAAACTTCcttttcagagccatcatatacAACTTCCTTTGTAATTCTTTCTTACTTGAGTAAATTTGGTGTTCTTCTAGATGGTCATCACTAATTCCACTAACTATAGGTTGTTGCATCATGTTTTGTCTTTCATTTGCTACATCTTCGATTATAGTGGGATTGTCATGTATGAACCCATCACTTGTATCAATCATGGTCAAGATTTCTGCACTCTGAGCTGAACCAGTTCTGAATGAGCCAATTTGGGTCACTTGCTTATCACTAGTAGGGTTAGTATTCATTCTATAATCCTCCTCATTAATTGCAGTCTCATTCATGTTCCAATCATGAACTTTATACCCTTCATGTGACTCATTTTGAAATCTTGGTCCATTTTCACCATCAACAGTAAGAGTTTCAACTGAATCACAATGAATGTGTCTACTTTTATGCATCAACATTGAGTCCTCATTCAATTCTTTATCAATCTCAGAAGACATATGACATTCGAAATAAGAATTGCAAATTGATTTCTGATTGTGATTATCAATTCTCTTTTCAACTGTGATGCACAATGGAACAGACAGCTTACCATTTGTACAATTTAAACCAATAAAGAATTTCACATCCCCATCATCAGTTAGTTGTATAGGACTTGTGGGTATGTTGGCATTGAATACATACttcattgaaagaaaacaatttgttgGATCTAGCTTCAAAATATGATGGACAACCCCTAATAACTCTTTATATGATATAGTTTTCGGGATCTCAATGCCTTTACCTTTACTTCCTTCGAAATAGAAAACATTTCCATCTCGTACCCATTCTCCTTCATATAAAAGCATTATTCCTACTTCATCAACCACTGAAATAACAGAATAATTCAATTAGTGGCATCAACAAacaatattagaatattttttagttacatCATAGCATTAGCACCAATAAGTaggtattaattttaaaaaactcattcattattaaatacatattatttcattacacatatttatttttttaataaacaacaaataaataacattattaatCATCTTTACTACCTCAAATAATACCAATAATGATATAGAAATACAATGtatatagttattaaataaattcagacATTGTAActctaaactattttaaacaataaaaatatatttgtttactaaaagattggttatgttgtaatttatttaatgtcaAGGCTAATTTGCAAATGATTCAACTCAAATTgagtataattaaatacaataacaaaaatataatgttactataaaataactatatacaATCTTAACTTACTTCAAGTTCAACTTAACACACGTCAAGTTCAACTTAATATCCGTAAGGTTTtgatatataactaaaaaagataACTTTATGTATTATGTCAAAACCCTATTAACACATATATTTACATCTATATAAAGCACAAATGTGCAAACAATACCAAAACCATCATAAAATTCCATAAGTTTTATTACTTaccatcatttgatttttccatataGACAATGTTTCTCCATGCTACACTTTTTAAGCTGattgtttccttcttttaatCCCTTTTTTCATGGctgtaaatgatattaaaaaaattataacaatttcaaacttatttaaatatttactacatctcattaaatgtttgaaaatattcaataaataaaacatgaaagaaaaaaaatatggaaaaataaaaataaacgtaCACTGTTTATCCAACCACAACTTAAAGCGCTTTAAGTTGAAGAAATCGGAAGAGAAACTGTGTGAGACTTGAAGAAATGCACTGAAAAGAGAGAAACGGAATAacaggagaaaatgaaaaaaatgagaaagtggaagaaataataaaaaggaggtgaatggagggaaataaaattagaatgggAGGGAAAAAGGAGTTGATGTAGctgaggggtatttttgtccagaTCGGACCATTTTAGAGGCTATTAAAAGTGGAGGGTTAGTTTTACAATATTGAGGGATTTTTGTCCCTTCTGATCAGTTTTCCCTAATACCTAATTACTTGGAAAATAAGGAACAGTCATACCTTTATATGGTTATATTAGGGTTATCAAAATGACTcgtataaatttattaatttaggtatttaatttaaaaattgtagaaaagtaaaaaaattctctttggTTATGAATATCATATTGTTGAGAAATTAAATAACTAATTAGagtaaaatttatatatttgactataaaaaatttaaaattaaaagcttacttaaaattataaacaagtatagaaataaaaatttcttttattaattttgtatgTTATAAATATTgccttaaaattaaataataaaattaattaacatttaaaaacaactaaaaagtattttaaagtgatatttttataaatttaattaaaatattaaataatgttaaataagTTAGAATTATGTTAATGGGTTATACATTATTTAATAAGTTATAATTATGTTAATGGGTTAtacattatttaatattttaattaaatttataaaaatatcactttaaaaataatttttagttgtttttaaatgttaattaattttaaggCAATATTTATAAcatacaaaattaataaaagaaatttttatttctatacttgtttataattttaagtaagcttttaatttaaaattttttaaatcaaatatataaattttactCTGATTAGTTATTTAATTTCTCAACAATATGATATTCATAACCAAAGagaattttttacttttctacaatttttaaattaaatacctaaattaataaatttatacgAGTCATTTTGATAACCCTAATATTATAACATACTAATAAGTCATTATAGAATCAATCCTACTCATTTAACAAATAGGTCATGTGGTGTTATCCGTAcaataaataaagttataatCATACTAATAAGTTATTTGTGTGAATTCATATAAAAACAACACAGACAAAAAAGTAAGCTACAcagtaagaaaaaaaagtacTCATCTAAAAAGATAAGATTTATCATGGTTTGCATTCACAAGAAAAGAGGAAATCAATTCATTAGTTTCAAAGCAGATATTTGAATCTTTAGAAACTCTCAAATTCTAAAGTCATTCTTatttggtatttgttttttggctaaataaaaaaaaacaaaatatttaagtGCAGCTCTATGAAAATGTTCTTATGATTATGTAAGGGTTTAGTGATCAACGCTTCTAGCAATCGTTTTGATAGAGCAAGGCTTCAAAGGGACAAGATTGATGAAGTTAGGAAGACGGATGTCTTGTGGTGAATGGAACGAGGTAACCATTTAGAAATACAATATCTTCATGACTTGGAGAGCAATTGTTCTATTTaactaaaagtaatttattgatatcaaccaatataattaagaaataacAATAGATTCAGTTTAGTTATGTTGGATGATATCATCAagttacttttaattgaataaaaaaagtcaaatattttgatttattttgtttagccaaaaaacaaatattaccTACACTCAAAATGATTCACAATTTATATCATATGCTTTTTCGATTTCATAGGAATATCCAATCTAAGGGATAAGttttttttacaacaaaatatCTATTAAGGTGGGATACTTAtaacaaaagaaatcaaataatttgttagaaaatattcaaaacttAAAATGGTCTAGAAGAAAATTTAAGAGGCTTTTCCTCACCTTTGgtatgaagaaaacaaaaatgatttattttttaaagaggccaaaaaaattggtattttaagaaaaattagttACAGTAAAACCATTTATATACATACACCAATTTCAAAGTTGATATTTCATTCTCTCTCTCAAGTGCAGAAAATGTCTCAGAAAAGAGATGGTAGTGCAAGTCCATCGGatgaagaaatgatgaaaaaggTGAAACTTGATGCATCTTCATCAAGTGGATCAGCTTCTGTGATTGGAACGCCTACTAATGAAGATGgcttgaagccattaatggaatcCAGGTATCTTGGATTCAACTTAGGATTTTCTTCCGGATTCTCTTTTGATTCTTTCATGGCTGTTTTTCACTTCTCTATCTCTTATTAATTCTCTGCTTGGTTGCCAAGAAATGGTGGAAActaagaatacttgttgcctGGTAACAAAGCGGGACTGAAGAAGAATAAAGATTAGCCAAATACAAGAGAAATTGGCTAGTTTATTGCCTTTGCAGGGtgtagggttttcttttttgtttgtttgtttgttttttttttttttttgtgtgtgttttCCATCCCTTTTCTTGTCAACCAAACATAGAGAGTAGGGTCTTTGACTCGGCAAATTTGTTGAACTTGAGGATCTTTGACTTTTTCCTAACAAATAATACCTaattacttcaaaaaatgaGGAACTATatctttattataaaattataaacaagtataaaaataaatatttattttattaattttgtaccttataaatatattatatcttaaaattaaataaaaaaatttaaaaataactcaaagtatttttataaatttaaaatcttaaatatattaaataaaatataattgtgtTAATGGAATTTAATAAGTTATTATAGAATCAATCCTACCCATTTAAGATATAGGTCATATTGTGTTATCCgcataataaataaagttataatCATGCTAATAA includes:
- the LOC132254066 gene encoding uncharacterized protein LOC132254066 isoform X1, translating into MEWVALVDNLEAFNKYPWGGICYERTLFGLQRALENRVSKYQDKKKTKGEAAVEAYSLVGFPYAFQVWAYEAIPLIGLKYATRVSERYPRILNWSATSAPRSTEVENVFLEPHLTFHSLLTPTLEEQQQDYYKHVDKQGASAEMLHQSNASQDAKNDDLRHEKSSSDTAAYVAAATAAMAEETTNDAITPSIEKLWMEFVKFRQSSELNFNHLKKEIEGLNLKMDELKQLLLEVKSSNEEHGMHDTRFRKSSTKENDNNMGFDFQTGIFEDVTDDEVERNDIPMDVNIDMEASRNLQLAEKHMTKELKDDYSIDDPVIDIAKLFGTPTMSGEFSVYVIPHHLSPAIFKRRREIKKSHILQHPFTDPTKRKKLRKEIEKPLTSFDPLHPISEEALESFQKWMSDDQGSTIDIDYMHIDKKWFQSLSNHGSWLADTHIDVAFFFFRKRRIENPHLFSQKFTTVDTMFWQNAQARWIKHGKKWNQFKLLENDILIDYANGLQPLYSVKWPDVDIVYVPINVRASHWVLGVVHLHRRIIYVYDSLMGINNNARLQVAIKPLAKLLPHILNAIAYYGFHGDTKVNYQEWEIERLQDIPQQENDGDCGMFVIKYAEYLMHNHPLKSLTSARMDWFREKMAAELFYMKYLPM
- the LOC132254019 gene encoding uncharacterized protein LOC132254019 is translated as MSSEIDKELNEDSMLMHKSRHIHCDSVETLTVDGENGPRFQNESHEGYKVHDWNMNETAINEEDYRMNTNPTSDKQVTQIGSFRTGSAQSAEILTMIDTSDGFIHDNPTIIEDVANERQNMMQQPIVSGISDDHLEEHQIYSSKKELQRKLYMMALKRKFEFKTTKSTTKLLLVECFDKEYKWRVRATKLGISNMFQIMKFYSTHTCRLDMMSRDNRHASSWLIGESIRETYQGIGCEFRPKDIVADIRKQYGIQISYDKAWRAKELALGSIRGSPEESYNTLPSYCYVLEQKNPGTITDIVTDCDNQFKYFFMSIGASLAGFHTSIRPVVAVDGTFLKAKYLGTLFIAACKDGNNQIYPLAFGIGDSENDASWEWFLQKLHDALGHIDDLFVISDRHGSIEKAVHKVFPHARHGVCTYHVGQNLKTKFKNPAIHKLFHDAAHAYRVSEFNFIFGQLEIIDPKAARYLMDIGVDRWARSYSTEKRYNIMTTGIVESLNAVLKNARDLPVLQLVEELRNLLQKWFVTRQQQAMSMSTELTMWADGELRSRYNMSATYLVEPINSKECNVNYAGISAQVNLDTRSCTCRQFDLDHIPCAHAIAACRFYNISCYTLCSKYFTTKALLSSYSECIYPTGNEIDWVVPNHIRDKVVLPPKTRRPTGRPRKVRIPSGGEGKRTSRCSRCGQYGHNRKTCKRPIP
- the LOC132254066 gene encoding ubiquitin-like-specific protease ESD4 isoform X2, which translates into the protein MEWVALVDNLEAFNKYPWGGICYERTLFGLQRALENRVSKYQDKKKTKGEAAVEAYSLVGFPYAFQVWAYEAIPLIGLKYATRVSERYPRILNWSATSAPRSTEVENVFLEPHLTFHSLLTPTLEEQQQDYYKHVDKQGASAEMLHQSNASQDAKNDDLRHEKSSSDTAAYVAAATAAMAEETTNDAITPSIEVKSSNEEHGMHDTRFRKSSTKENDNNMGFDFQTGIFEDVTDDEVERNDIPMDVNIDMEASRNLQLAEKHMTKELKDDYSIDDPVIDIAKLFGTPTMSGEFSVYVIPHHLSPAIFKRRREIKKSHILQHPFTDPTKRKKLRKEIEKPLTSFDPLHPISEEALESFQKWMSDDQGSTIDIDYMHIDKKWFQSLSNHGSWLADTHIDVAFFFFRKRRIENPHLFSQKFTTVDTMFWQNAQARWIKHGKKWNQFKLLENDILIDYANGLQPLYSVKWPDVDIVYVPINVRASHWVLGVVHLHRRIIYVYDSLMGINNNARLQVAIKPLAKLLPHILNAIAYYGFHGDTKVNYQEWEIERLQDIPQQENDGDCGMFVIKYAEYLMHNHPLKSLTSARMDWFREKMAAELFYMKYLPM